The DNA segment tcttggacaatttatcgtccagtaaaatttgttatcgtgacagcCGACAACaactaaaatgtgtatttaaccaaaaataacaacttaagtGTGAAGATACTttgattaataatacattttatttttgacttaattttcatgcatttttatacttttaatgtCCAGGGGACAGAAATGTTACCCATTCGGTGGAATGTCCCACATatctaatattaatttaaacaaagtggtaattttctgtaatttaattatgTCCTTGTTCAGttactattatttattgttaaaatgtttcttgtttttattccTGGCTGACCCTCACTAGTGTGTTGACTACTGAACTAGGGAGCTGATTAAGACACTCGGAGATTCAGTTTGCATTCataaatttttttctgtttattctcaTCTTAAACTGGACAAAGTGTATAAACACAGAAACACTCCCGCTATAGCGACTGAGGTCCACATGACACTGTTATAAAGATGGTGTTTATTAAAGAAGAGAGTGAAGACACgaagattgaagaaacattcagcgtcaaacatgaagatactgaggaacaaacaaagATGGTGTTTATTAAAGAGGAAAGTGAAGACATGAAGATTGAAGAAACGTTCAGCGTCAAACAcaaagatactgaggaacaaacaaagATGGAgattattaaagaggagagtgaagacatgAAGACTGAAGTCAAATATAAAGATACTGCGGACcaaacaggttggttttcatTCTCAAATCTGAactattttgttctgtttttgtacACTTTCTGCCCTACTGCAGCTTTGTCCTTTTTTTCCCCAAACAATttcatcttaaaaaataaatttagcaaaaCCACAGAGCAACTCTGCATTGTTTCCTCCACtttcttatttaatattgattgctatattaataatcacattcgagccattttttattttatctttattttattaaaaattagaacaaatccaaaaaacaacaacagaagaacatataagaatatatatgcacacacaagaagaagaaaaaaatacattttggaagaCATAAGGGAATCGTgtcattttagcacaaaataaattaataatttatattaatacttCTATGAAGTCAAAAACCAACTCAAGCGAGCGTAAGaactttttttgcaaattaagGCAGTATTTCCATCACTCGATTCTGATGTGATACtttgaaaatgtgcataaaagcaGGGTGATGGAAACCCAGCAAGTGAGAAGAGGTAAGGTTGAACAAATTTGAATTGGTCAGTTGgtcaaaaaaataacattaaagtggCCAAGTCAGGCATTCTGGTTGTACATTTTGTTGGTAAATTTAGAAGAAATTGTACAATTAAAGCATTTGACAAATCatgatttgtttgtgaaaatgtttGTACACTTATTTTACAAGTTTGCTTGTACTTTTACTGATTAAATAAAACCTATTGTCCATCAAAGGAAGCATATACAAGCATAAAATGCAGAGGTCCTAATACGGAGCtctgtggcactccatacttgTGTTTGATGAGATCTCTTTATTTACACATGCAAAGTGGTAGCAGTCAGATATGAGACATAAACCATGCTACTACTTGTTTACAAATGCCAACATAATTTTAAAGATATGGAAGAGAATGTCATGGTCTACAaaagtggttcccaatcctggtcccggagaacccccaacactgcatgcttttggtgtctctcttatctgacacacacatttgagGTCTTAACTAATGAGccgatgagttgaatcaggtgtgtttgaacaGGGAGatatctaaaatgtgcagtgttgggggttttCCAAGACCaagattgggaaccactgttctaCATTGTCATTAGATCTTTTTACCACAGGGaggaaaaaaattgtttacttGTAGATTTAAGGAGcaaagattttaatgaaaatggCAAATTTGAGATGTCTATAATTAACCGGTTCTGCTGAGTCAAGCTTTTGCATAAGGGGTTTGATAACTCCCATTTTATTTGGGACATTTCTTAAATAATTCAACGAGTTAACAATATTGAGAACAGGATTACAGGCAACACCTCTTTCAGTAGCTTAATAagtagtatttattataaatgattggCTTTGAAACTATAAATATCTAAGTGTACTGTTGCTTTGTGGAGTAATGTGTTGGTCTCTATTTGTTTTAGGCCTGATGCCACAGAAAGTGGAGAGCCAAGAACTGAATGCAATGGAAAACAATGTTCAGCATGAGGAGAAACATGATTTCATAACTAGAGACAAGCTTTACACGTGCCCTCAGTGTGGGGagagtttcattaaaaaaacggGCCTTAAAACACACATTAGAAGTCACATTGGAGAGAAATCTTTCACCTGCGaactgtgtggaaagagttttggtAGAAAAGGACACCTTAATCAACACATTAGTACCCACACGGGGGAAAAGCCttacacctgccaacagtgtaaaaagtgttttaattcaaaaggaaatcttaaaaaacatatgaaaattcacactggagaaaagccttacaACTGC comes from the Carassius auratus strain Wakin chromosome 4, ASM336829v1, whole genome shotgun sequence genome and includes:
- the LOC113066966 gene encoding gastrula zinc finger protein XlCGF7.1-like, encoding MVFIKEESEDTKIEETFSVKHEDTEEQTKMVFIKEESEDMKIEETFSVKHKDTEEQTKMEIIKEESEDMKTEVKYKDTADQTGLMPQKVESQELNAMENNVQHEEKHDFITRDKLYTCPQCGESFIKKTGLKTHIRSHIGEKSFTCELCGKSFGRKGHLNQHISTHTGEKPYTCQQCKKCFNSKGNLKKHMKIHTGEKPYNCELCKKCFNNKSNLKKHTRSHSKEKPYTCELCGNSFTENGSLKKHIMRIHTVKSFTCPQCGTVFKSIISFNNHMKTHSRSQLYMALAWKEFLGQDKM